The DNA window GCGCGGCGATCCAGATCCGCTCGGACGCACTGAACAACGCCGAGGTCGCGAAGCTCAAGCAGGATCTGTTCACCAAGCTGAAGCCGGTGGACAACGCGGGCAGGTCCGCGCCGCAGATCATCAGCGACAGCGCCGTCAGCGCGTCGTGGGGCGGGGAAATCTCGCAGAAGGCCCTCATCGCGCTGGCCGTCTTCCTGGTGCTGGTGACGATCTTCCTCGCGGTCTACTTCGAGCGCTGGATGGCGATCGCGGCGCTGATCTCGCTGATCCACGACATCGTGGTGACCGCGGGCGTCTATTCACTCGTCGGTTTCGAGGTCACGCCCGCGACGGTGATCGGTCTGCTGACCATTCTCGGATTCTCCTTGTACGACACGGTGGTGGTGTTCGACAAGGTCAAGGAGAACACCCGCGGCCTGCTCGGGCTGACCAGGCGCGACTACGGCGAGGCGGCGAACCTGGCGCTCAACCAGACCCTGATGCGGTCGATCAACACCGCGGTCATCGCGATGCTGCCGATCCTCGGCCTGCTCGTGATCGGCTACATCCTGCTGGGCTCCGGCACGCTGCAGGACCTGGCGCTGGTGCAGCTCACCGGCACGATCGTGGGTGTGCTGTCCTCGGTCGCGCTCGCGACGCCGCTGCTGGTGGACTTCAAGATGCGGGACCCGAAGTACCGCCAGCAGGCCGCCAGGGTCAAGGCGCGCAAGGAAAACCTCGCGAAGAAGGCGGCGGAGCGCGGCGGTTCGTCCACAGAGGACGATCTCGACGTGACCGACGACGAGGCGCTGGAAGCCGAGCTGCGCAAGGAAAAGGCGTACGCGGCGGCGGCGAGCGTGCCCGCGCGGAACCAGAAGCAGACGCCGAGGCGGACCAGTCGTCCGTCCGGCAAGCGCAGGCGCTAGTTCGTGGCAGTGGACAATGTGGACGCCGCACTCGGCCTGATCACCGAGATCGACGGGTTCCCGGAACCAGGTGTGCGGTTCCGGGACCTCTCGCCACTGTTCGCGGACGCGGCCGGGTTCTCGACCGTGGTGGAGGCGCTCGCCGGCACGATCGAGCCGGAGGTCGAGCTGCTGGCCGCGGTGGAAGCGCGGGGATTCGTGCTGGCCGCCGCGGTCGGCTTCGCAGCCGGTCTCGGCGTCGTGCTGGTGCGCAAGCCGGGCAAGCTGCCCGCGGTGGCGGGCAGGGTCGACTACGAGCTCGAATACGGCACCGCGTCGCTCGAACTGCCAGCCGAGGTCGTGTCGCCCGGTCAGCGGGTCCAGATCGTGGACGACGTGCTCGCGACGGGCGGGACCGCGACGGCGGCGTGCGCGCTGCTGGAGAAGGCGGGCGCCACGGTCGCCGGTGTGTCGGTCGTGCTGGAGCTGGCCGGGCTCGGCGGGCGCGCCACGCTGGGTGATCGCGTGGTGCGCGCGTTGTCGACCGTCTGATCGGCGCGCACGGGAGGCGTCGCGGCTCTACTCACGGTGGGCTTTTGCCCAATCGGCGGGTGTGCCGGTGGTGTCGGCCACGGCGGGTTAGGCTGGACATCCGAGACCGCACGAGCAATTGGAGGTGCGGGTGAGCCAGGAGCTCGATGCTGGAGTGCCCGCGCAGGACGGCGGCCAGCCGTCCGGGCGCACCGGCGCGACACGGGCGCCGTCCGCCACCAGGAGGGTGCGCGCGCGCCTCGCCAGGCGGATCACGGCACAGCGCGCCGCCTCGGTCAAGCAGGTGCTCGAACCGCTGGCCGCGGTGCACCGCGAGCTGCACCCGAACGCCGATCTCGCCCTGCTGCAGCGCGCCTACGACGTGGCCGAGGAGCTGCACCGGGACCAGCGCCGCAAGTCCGGCGACCCCTACATCACGCACCCGCTCGCGGTCGCGACCATCCTCGCCGACCTCGGCATGGACACCATCACGCTCGTCGCGGCGCTGCTGCACGACACGGTGGAGGACACCGGCTACTCGCTCGACAACCTCAGCGCCGACTTCGGCGACAAGGTGGCCCAGCTCGTCGACGGCGTGACCAAGCTGGACAAGGTCAAGCTCGGCAGCGCGGCCGAGGCCGAGACCATCCGCAAGATGGTGATCGCGATGGCGCGCGACCCGCGCGTGCTGGTGATCAAGCTCGCCGACCGGCTGCACAACATGCGCACCATGCGCTTCCTGCCGCCGGAGAAGCAGGCGCGCAAGGCGAAGGAGACGCTGGAGGTTCTCGCCCCGCTCGCGCACCGCCTCGGCATGGCCACCGTCAAATGGGAGCTCGAAGACCTCGCGTTCGCCATCCTGCAGCCGAAGAAGTACGACGAGATCGTGCGGCTGGTGGCGGACAGGGCGCCGTCGCGCGACACCTACCTGCGCACCGTGATCGGGGAGCTGTCCACCCAGCTCGCCGGTTCGCGGGTGGTCGCGAAGGTCGAGGGCAGGCCGAAGCACTACTACTCGATCCACCAGAAGATGATCGTGCGCGGCCGCGATCTCGACGACATCCACGACCTCGTGGGCGTGCGGATCCTGGTCGAGGACGTCAGGGACTGCTACGCGGCGATGGGCGTGGTGC is part of the Amycolatopsis sp. CA-230715 genome and encodes:
- the secF gene encoding protein translocase subunit SecF, with the translated sequence MAVEEHGNAAGETSEKTPNSGKRESFFHRLYVGTGAFNIVGNRKRWYVFFSALVLVCVASMGIKGFNLGIEFEGGTQLQMPAKNASGTEITEPQVKEVFSDSTGKRAAETQIVGKGTSAAIQIRSDALNNAEVAKLKQDLFTKLKPVDNAGRSAPQIISDSAVSASWGGEISQKALIALAVFLVLVTIFLAVYFERWMAIAALISLIHDIVVTAGVYSLVGFEVTPATVIGLLTILGFSLYDTVVVFDKVKENTRGLLGLTRRDYGEAANLALNQTLMRSINTAVIAMLPILGLLVIGYILLGSGTLQDLALVQLTGTIVGVLSSVALATPLLVDFKMRDPKYRQQAARVKARKENLAKKAAERGGSSTEDDLDVTDDEALEAELRKEKAYAAAASVPARNQKQTPRRTSRPSGKRRR
- a CDS encoding adenine phosphoribosyltransferase, with the protein product MAVDNVDAALGLITEIDGFPEPGVRFRDLSPLFADAAGFSTVVEALAGTIEPEVELLAAVEARGFVLAAAVGFAAGLGVVLVRKPGKLPAVAGRVDYELEYGTASLELPAEVVSPGQRVQIVDDVLATGGTATAACALLEKAGATVAGVSVVLELAGLGGRATLGDRVVRALSTV